TGTCAGAATCAACAGCACTGTCGATTACGCCAGGCCGACGGGTATTCGGCGGAACGACCATGATGTCCTTCTCTTTTTTGGTTTGTGCTTCCAGACTGGCGAGGGTTGCCGTTGGTGCATTTCCTGGCAGGCTCTGTGTCCAGTTACCGAACGCGTTGCCTGCAGATGAGTCTGCCGATGGGTTTGTACCTTGTTGCCCTTGAGCTCCCTGACCAAAGGCGCTGGCCAACTGCATATTTCCGGGTTTCCAGCGATCGTTGAGTGTTTTCAAATATCCCTTCAACGCCGCTTTTTGGTCTTCGGCAATACCGCCATTCTGTGGATTGCTGCCTTGCTGAGTATCCGCTGGTGTCGTATTCAGGTTGACCGGCTGTGGGACCGGTGCCGGCATTTCTGCATTGATGTCGCTCATGCGTAATGAAGCAACAAAACTGGTTCCACCATTGTCAGCTGTTTTATAGCCGATGCTGTTGGCCTCGCTTTGCAGTCGCTGGTACTGGACGGTTTCGGCGCTGTTGCGAGGCGCATTATTGGCGACACGATTGAGTTTGTACTGCGATGGGGTCGGTTCGGGTTGGTTTAGGTACCCCCATCCAAGGTAGGCACCTGCACCGATAATGACGACGGCACCTACTATGACCATGACGGTCTTTTTCCCGTCGCTGGCAGCATCTTTTTCAATGGCCATGGTTTCACTCCAGGTTGATGTTCAGGGTGGCGTTTCGCCCCTGAACCGAGAAAACGACTTCTGGGGTAACCGGCAGCTTCCATATGTGGGTGCCGTCAGCAGCTGATGAGGTCTCAACAAAGGCATCCCGTAGCTCACTGCGAGAGCGGATATAAAGGTCATCACCTATTTGCCAGACGTTGGTCATCGGGACATTGCCACTGGTTTTTAACCGTTTGGCTTCTTTGGGCGGGGTGCCATCAAGGAAGGCTTGCAGCGTGGGGTTATCCAGGCTGATTTTCTCTCTTGCGATCGGCAACGCTTTAGCAGCTGGCCCGCGCATAGGGATCCGCAGGTTAAGGCTACTGTCTGTTATCTGCGCTTTGTCAGCGTTATCCGGTTCACCACTGGATAAGGCAATGACCACCGGTACTGGCAAGCCTTGCAAATAAACCGTAACGCTGCCGGTGTCATAGGCGCGCCTTGCCTGCACAGACATCACTGCGCTGTTTGGAATGAACTGAATATAGAACCCGCTTTCGTTACCGTTCACTGGAGGGGCCGCGATATTCCAAGGGGCGCCGGTTTCATCGGTGAATGACACGGTGCTCGGGAAGTTTGGCAGGGCTCGCAGCATGGGTAATGATGCCCCTGGTGACAGGTTCACCGTCAGTGAACTGACTCGCGGGACGGCTGTCACCGGGGAGCGGCTCTCACTGCGCTGCAGCTGATCGAATGTGCTGCGCAGATGTGTGACATCGTCCGGGGAAAGGGGAGCCATTTGGCCTTCGGCATAAGTCAGTGCCGGTGACGGCAACGGGGTGTTCCCAGCCGGTGGTAAAGGGGCATTCTGGGCAGGTCCGGGCGTTGACTGTACCGGTACCGGGTTGTTCTGAGCAGCATTCGCCGCCGGGGCATTGCCCATCGTTTGGGCTGGTTGCCAAGCGTTCGGTGCCGGGGCAACATCGACGGTAGTGGCGGCAAAAGTGTTGGCCGCAGTCAGTAATAACAGACCGGCAAAAGGGGTTTTCATGACTATTGAGCCTCATAGGTAATGAGCTGGGACACTTCCATGCCGGTGTTTTTCAACCGGGGATCGGTACGTTGAATCAGCAGCGACACAACAAAACTTTGTTCGGGCAGTGACGACGTTTGGCCTGTCATCTTGAATTTGGTGGGGTACTGAATTTTCCAGGCATAAACACCGTTCTCCAGCGTCCCCTTACTGACGATGACGCCCGGCGAGGTCATGACGGACATGTTCATTTTCTTGTCCTTAACCGCTGCGAGAACGTTGGATGTGGTCAACGCGGTGTAGTAACTGCGAAACCCCTCATCGGAAAAACGAGGAAGCAAGTTATTCATCTGCGTGCGGTAATTCACAAAGTCTAGGGTGAAAGCTTCACGTAT
This region of Serratia marcescens genomic DNA includes:
- the traO gene encoding conjugal transfer protein TraO, which translates into the protein MAIEKDAASDGKKTVMVIVGAVVIIGAGAYLGWGYLNQPEPTPSQYKLNRVANNAPRNSAETVQYQRLQSEANSIGYKTADNGGTSFVASLRMSDINAEMPAPVPQPVNLNTTPADTQQGSNPQNGGIAEDQKAALKGYLKTLNDRWKPGNMQLASAFGQGAQGQQGTNPSADSSAGNAFGNWTQSLPGNAPTATLASLEAQTKKEKDIMVVPPNTRRPGVIDSAVDSDNLNSIVLAHIPAGGLAGASFTAQGVQLAGDGVVIHFTRMTLNNVDYQVDAYALQDDTLQSAVASDVSNRYISRILLPAVASSLGGLGDLYKQQNTQILSTNAGTISGGTGKVSGSAVAGTIVGGLGANAGKVMTNDASRLPVKQVKVFKNQIVAIQFMKGVYESDRVNKSAAVTPLNAGEQ
- a CDS encoding DotH/IcmK family type IV secretion protein → MKTPFAGLLLLTAANTFAATTVDVAPAPNAWQPAQTMGNAPAANAAQNNPVPVQSTPGPAQNAPLPPAGNTPLPSPALTYAEGQMAPLSPDDVTHLRSTFDQLQRSESRSPVTAVPRVSSLTVNLSPGASLPMLRALPNFPSTVSFTDETGAPWNIAAPPVNGNESGFYIQFIPNSAVMSVQARRAYDTGSVTVYLQGLPVPVVIALSSGEPDNADKAQITDSSLNLRIPMRGPAAKALPIAREKISLDNPTLQAFLDGTPPKEAKRLKTSGNVPMTNVWQIGDDLYIRSRSELRDAFVETSSAADGTHIWKLPVTPEVVFSVQGRNATLNINLE
- a CDS encoding DotI/IcmL/TraM family protein — encoded protein: MQKKQPVTPSSELPGPYDAAIAQHQANQLNVSFTRKLLIANVWQSATITLCLLIIGVLIYAVLHPPVKYFATQDGRVIPLTPTDQPAYSDADVTDFGNRVIREAFTLDFVNYRTQMNNLLPRFSDEGFRSYYTALTTSNVLAAVKDKKMNMSVMTSPGVIVSKGTLENGVYAWKIQYPTKFKMTGQTSSLPEQSFVVSLLIQRTDPRLKNTGMEVSQLITYEAQ